The following proteins are encoded in a genomic region of Ostrea edulis chromosome 7, xbOstEdul1.1, whole genome shotgun sequence:
- the LOC125655507 gene encoding tripartite motif-containing protein 45-like isoform X1 — protein MARSQAQDIIRCQYCEEEPALFQCVPCGDEFCSRCKTFHLKSKVPSGHNIIPISERLHPTNMVKMCESHPSKPYDACCENCQVPVCILCIQEIHNTHRIGKMQDMYEKQKAAAIKELSEMKTQRRADVIQRIKDVENGESRIKTSHQNLRREMKRQAKDFIDHINAILNEGLDESESDEKKKLEELSQHKAELEEYKQNLEHVIENLEDLTESSPPADLILYRKQNPDVVKHLKFPDTVVTTDPTFTAGQFNKTLNKKQFGQMTKSKLTRGKTDDKTQYTETKEIESRPIQCRQMIRQNTLKRQ, from the coding sequence ATGGCTCGGTCTCAGGCCCAGGACATCATCCGATGTCAGTACTGTGAGGAGGAGCCTGCTCTGTTCCAATGTGTTCCCTGTGGAGATGAATTCTGTTCTCGctgtaaaacatttcatctTAAAAGCAAGGTTCCCTCTGGACACAACATCATCCCTATATCCGAGAGACTCCACCCCACCAACATGGTCAAAATGTGTGAAAGTCACCCGTCCAAACCATATGATGCTTGCTGTGAAAATTGTCAAGTTCCGGTCTGCATTTTATGCATTCAAGAGATTCATAATACACACAGAATTGGGAAAATGCAGGATATGTACGAGAAACAAAAGGCTGCAGCCATAAAAGAACTGTCTGAAATGAAAACACAAAGGAGAGCGGATGTCATACAAAGGATAAAAGATGTCGAAAATGGAGAATCACGGATAAAGACCAGCCACCAAAATCTGAGGAGGGAAATGAAGAGACAAGCCAAAGATTTTATAGATCATATCAATGCAATTTTGAATGAAGGTCTAGACGAGTCAGAGTCAGACGAGAAAAAGAAGCTAGAAGAATTATCACAACATAAAGCCGAGTTAGAAGAATATAAACAGAACCTAGAACATGTCATTGAAAATCTAGAAGACCTTACAGAGTCAAGTCCTCCTGCTGACCTCATCTTGTACCGGAAACAAAACCCTGACGTGGTCAAACACTTAAAATTTCCAGACACAGTAGTAACTACTGATCCCACGTTCACGGCGGGCCAGTTCAACAAAACTTTGAACAAGAAACAGTTTGGACAAATGACCAAAAGTAAACTTACTCGAGGTAAGACAGATGATAAAACCCAATACACAGAAACAAAAGAGATAGAATCCCGACCCATCCAATGTAGGCAGATGATAAGACAGAATACACTCAAACGACAATGA
- the LOC125655507 gene encoding tripartite motif-containing protein 45-like isoform X2 — protein sequence MARSQAQDIIRCQYCEEEPALFQCVPCGDEFCSRCKTFHLKSKVPSGHNIIPISERLHPTNMVKMCESHPSKPYDACCENCQVPVCILCIQEIHNTHRIGKMQDMYEKQKAAAIKELSEMKTQRRADVIQRIKDVENGESRIKTSHQNLRREMKRQAKDFIDHINAILNEGLDESESDEKKKLEELSQHKAELEEYKQNLEHVIENLEDLTESSPPADLILYRKQNPDVVKHLKFPDTVVTTDPTFTAGQFNKTLNKKQFGQMTKSKLTRGR from the exons ATGGCTCGGTCTCAGGCCCAGGACATCATCCGATGTCAGTACTGTGAGGAGGAGCCTGCTCTGTTCCAATGTGTTCCCTGTGGAGATGAATTCTGTTCTCGctgtaaaacatttcatctTAAAAGCAAGGTTCCCTCTGGACACAACATCATCCCTATATCCGAGAGACTCCACCCCACCAACATGGTCAAAATGTGTGAAAGTCACCCGTCCAAACCATATGATGCTTGCTGTGAAAATTGTCAAGTTCCGGTCTGCATTTTATGCATTCAAGAGATTCATAATACACACAGAATTGGGAAAATGCAGGATATGTACGAGAAACAAAAGGCTGCAGCCATAAAAGAACTGTCTGAAATGAAAACACAAAGGAGAGCGGATGTCATACAAAGGATAAAAGATGTCGAAAATGGAGAATCACGGATAAAGACCAGCCACCAAAATCTGAGGAGGGAAATGAAGAGACAAGCCAAAGATTTTATAGATCATATCAATGCAATTTTGAATGAAGGTCTAGACGAGTCAGAGTCAGACGAGAAAAAGAAGCTAGAAGAATTATCACAACATAAAGCCGAGTTAGAAGAATATAAACAGAACCTAGAACATGTCATTGAAAATCTAGAAGACCTTACAGAGTCAAGTCCTCCTGCTGACCTCATCTTGTACCGGAAACAAAACCCTGACGTGGTCAAACACTTAAAATTTCCAGACACAGTAGTAACTACTGATCCCACGTTCACGGCGGGCCAGTTCAACAAAACTTTGAACAAGAAACAGTTTGGACAAATGACCAAAAGTAAACTTACTCGAG GCAGATGA
- the LOC130048618 gene encoding uncharacterized protein LOC130048618 — MKDGSLIYSVRNHGAIYRVFPNKQATKLVKTRGEPVGLCRTRSGEILVCLFSDFGNWNARVTVVRYNCSGEKIQEFKILQCNNYMSPSKWPVCENVNGDICTGYIYVFSRSNRVVVYDKSGKFRFHYDGRGGTQKFDHLKPRGLANDSLGHILISDNANNVVHLISQDGDFIAYILTKDDGIACPWGITVDQSDNVWLVEHKRALVKVYQYML; from the coding sequence ATGAAGGACGGGAGTCTGATTTATTCTGTCCGCAATCATGGTGCCATCTACCGAGTGTTTCCCAATAAACAGGCAACTAAACTTGTAAAAACTCGGGGCGAACCTGTAGGTCTTTGTCGTACCAGATCGGGAGAAATCCTGGTCTGTCTGTTTAGTGATTTTGGTAATTGGAATGCTAGAGTTACAGTGGTTCGGTACAACTGCAGCGGTGAGAAGATCCAGGagtttaaaatattacaatgtaataATTATATGTCACCAAGCAAATGGCCTGTCTGTGAGAATGTGAATGGTGATATCTGTACtggttatatatatgtatttagtcGTAGCAATAGAGTAGTGGTATATGACAAGTCTGGGAAGTTTCGCTTTCATTATGACGGGCGAGGTGGGACTCAGAAGTTTGATCACCTTAAGCCACGTGGTCTGGCCAACGACAGCCTGGGTCACATCCTCATCTCAGACAACGCTAACAATGTCGTGCATCTTATTAGCCAGGACGGGGACTTCATCGCCTATATCCTAACAAAGGATGACGGGATAGCATGTCCGTGGGGGATCACTGTGGATCAGTCCGACAACGTGTGGTTGGTAGAACATAAGAGAGCCCTCGTAAAAGTGTATCAGTATATGTTGTAA